Proteins found in one Streptomyces sp. NBC_00461 genomic segment:
- a CDS encoding spore-associated protein A, with product MFRSKRLGSAVAVLGLTAAATVAATGTASAASYNGGCGSGYSVIGSKDVGDGKAYITYNGSTGYNCVVTVSDTPGTAMYLDARLRIHRTDVVWKSTEMDAGHFQYYAGPVYVYAKGSCIDYGGSAGNSSYIQIDYNVHCG from the coding sequence ATGTTCAGAAGCAAACGACTTGGTTCAGCGGTGGCCGTCCTCGGCCTGACCGCCGCCGCGACTGTCGCCGCCACCGGCACCGCGTCGGCCGCCTCCTACAACGGCGGCTGCGGGTCCGGCTACAGCGTGATCGGCTCCAAGGATGTCGGCGACGGCAAGGCCTACATCACCTACAACGGCTCGACCGGCTACAACTGCGTCGTCACCGTCAGTGACACCCCGGGCACGGCGATGTATCTGGACGCCCGACTGCGGATCCACCGGACCGACGTCGTGTGGAAGTCCACCGAGATGGACGCGGGCCACTTCCAGTACTACGCGGGCCCCGTCTACGTGTACGCCAAGGGTTCGTGCATCGACTACGGCGGTTCCGCGGGCAACTCGAGCTACATCCAGATCGACTACAACGTCCACTGCGGCTGA